The proteins below are encoded in one region of Ferruginibacter lapsinanis:
- the pyrH gene encoding UMP kinase, with translation MLPKYKRILLKLSGESLMGNKNFGLDSDVIAQYAKDIRSITDLGVQVAIVIGGGNIYRGMNEAETGIERAQGDYMGMLATVINGMALQSGLEKAGVYTRLQSAIKMEQIAEPYIRRRAMRHLEKGRVVIFGAGTGNPYFTTDTAGSLRAIEIKADVILKGTRVDGIYTADPEKDPAATKFGNISFADCISKNLKVMDMTAFTLCMENELPIIVFDMNKPGNLMRVVTGERVGTLVRG, from the coding sequence ATGCTTCCTAAATACAAACGAATCCTACTCAAATTATCAGGCGAATCTTTAATGGGTAATAAAAATTTTGGTCTTGACAGTGATGTGATAGCTCAATATGCAAAGGATATCAGATCTATAACAGACTTAGGAGTACAGGTGGCAATTGTGATCGGCGGCGGTAATATTTACAGAGGAATGAATGAGGCTGAAACCGGAATTGAAAGAGCTCAGGGAGATTATATGGGTATGCTGGCTACCGTAATTAATGGTATGGCTTTACAAAGCGGATTAGAAAAAGCCGGGGTTTACACTCGTTTACAAAGTGCTATAAAAATGGAACAAATTGCTGAGCCATATATCAGAAGAAGAGCTATGAGGCATTTGGAAAAAGGCAGAGTGGTTATTTTTGGAGCTGGTACAGGGAATCCTTATTTCACAACAGATACAGCTGGTTCATTAAGAGCCATTGAAATAAAAGCCGATGTTATTTTAAAAGGAACCAGAGTAGATGGTATTTACACTGCAGATCCTGAAAAAGATCCTGCTGCTACAAAATTCGGAAACATATCTTTTGCAGATTGCATCAGCAAAAATCTGAAAGTGATGGATATGACCGCATTTACACTTTGCATGGAAAATGAATTACCTATCATCGTATTCGATATGAATAAACCAGGGAATTTAATGCGTGTAGTAACAGGTGAAAGAGTAGGTACTTTAGTAAGAGGGTAA